Proteins from a single region of Thermoanaerobacter uzonensis DSM 18761:
- the panD gene encoding aspartate 1-decarboxylase, producing the protein MQRFMMKSKIHRAIVTESNLNYQGSITIDKNLMELADILPNEKVQVLNINNGARFDTYAIEGERGSGTICINGAAARLCHTGDLIIIISYAMMEEDEAKNYTPKVIFVDENNRPLKK; encoded by the coding sequence ATGCAAAGGTTTATGATGAAATCTAAAATACACAGAGCAATTGTAACAGAGTCCAACTTAAATTACCAGGGTTCTATAACAATTGATAAAAATTTAATGGAACTTGCTGATATATTGCCAAATGAAAAAGTACAAGTTTTAAACATCAACAACGGTGCACGATTTGACACTTACGCAATAGAAGGCGAAAGAGGCTCAGGTACAATATGCATAAACGGCGCAGCAGCAAGACTATGTCACACTGGTGATTTGATAATAATTATTTCTTATGCCATGATGGAAGAAGATGAGGCAAAAAATTATACTCCTAAAGTTATTTTTGTAGATGAAAACAATAGGCCTTTGAAAAAATAA
- the panC gene encoding pantoate--beta-alanine ligase, with the protein MIVIDKISDVRNIIKEQKLSGKKIGLVPTMGYLHEGHLSLVRIAKNHSDFVAVSIFVNPIQFGPNEDFDRYPRDLERDLKLLEKEGCDLVFAPSVEEMYPSELLTTVNVDKITDKLCGAFRPGHFKGVTTVVAKLFNIFTPDIAVFGQKDAQQVAVIKKMVEDLNFPVEIIKAPIVREVDGLAMSSRNVYLNPEERKAALILSKSLKEAEKLLLNGEKNANTIIKKVNEVLNSEPLCKVQYVSCVHPDTLEDLTYIKDKALIAIACFIGTTRLIDNILWEEKYNAKVYDEI; encoded by the coding sequence ATGATAGTAATAGATAAAATTAGTGATGTAAGAAATATAATTAAAGAACAAAAATTGTCAGGTAAAAAAATTGGACTTGTACCTACAATGGGATATTTGCACGAAGGCCACTTGTCCCTCGTAAGAATTGCAAAAAATCATTCAGATTTTGTAGCTGTAAGCATATTTGTAAATCCAATTCAATTCGGACCTAATGAAGACTTTGATAGATATCCTCGAGACTTGGAAAGGGATTTAAAACTTCTTGAAAAAGAAGGATGTGACCTTGTTTTTGCTCCTTCTGTAGAGGAAATGTATCCTTCTGAACTTCTCACGACAGTAAATGTAGATAAAATCACTGATAAACTTTGTGGAGCTTTCAGGCCCGGGCATTTTAAAGGTGTCACAACAGTTGTGGCAAAATTATTTAACATTTTTACACCTGACATCGCAGTTTTCGGACAAAAAGATGCCCAACAAGTTGCAGTAATAAAGAAAATGGTGGAAGACTTAAATTTCCCTGTAGAAATAATTAAAGCGCCTATTGTAAGAGAAGTTGATGGTTTAGCAATGAGTTCAAGAAATGTCTATCTAAATCCTGAAGAAAGAAAAGCAGCTTTAATACTTTCGAAATCTTTAAAAGAAGCTGAAAAATTACTTCTAAATGGCGAAAAAAATGCTAATACTATAATAAAAAAAGTAAATGAAGTCTTAAACTCAGAACCTTTATGCAAAGTGCAATATGTCTCCTGCGTTCATCCTGATACATTAGAAGACTTAACTTATATAAAAGATAAAGCACTTATTGCAATAGCTTGCTTTATTGGGACAACAAGGCTTATAGATAATATATTGTGGGAGGAAAAATATAATGCAAAGGTTTATGATGAAATCTAA
- the panB gene encoding 3-methyl-2-oxobutanoate hydroxymethyltransferase has product MEEKVTTFTLRKFKKEGRKIVALTAYDFPTAKILDNCGIDMILVGDSLGMVVLGYQSTIPVTMEDMIHHTKAVSRAVNRAFVVADMPFMSYHISKEQTMANAARLIAEGGAHAVKLEGGEEIASIVKTIVDAGIPVVGHLGLTPQSVHQLGGYKVQGKEKEKAKKIFNDAKVLEQAGICALVLESIPMELAKDIAENISVPTIGIGAGPYCDGQILVTHDMLGITQGHRPKFVKQYADIEKIMIEGINTYIKEVQQGLFPDEEHSFTLEKRENK; this is encoded by the coding sequence ATGGAGGAAAAAGTAACAACTTTCACCCTAAGGAAATTTAAGAAAGAAGGAAGAAAGATTGTAGCTTTAACTGCTTATGACTTCCCCACAGCTAAAATCCTCGATAATTGCGGAATTGACATGATTTTAGTAGGAGATTCCCTTGGAATGGTGGTTTTAGGATACCAAAGTACAATACCTGTCACAATGGAGGACATGATACATCACACAAAAGCCGTTTCAAGGGCAGTAAATCGTGCCTTTGTAGTTGCCGACATGCCTTTTATGTCATATCACATATCAAAAGAACAGACTATGGCAAATGCTGCAAGGCTTATTGCAGAAGGCGGAGCTCACGCCGTAAAGTTGGAGGGCGGAGAAGAAATAGCTTCCATAGTCAAAACCATAGTAGATGCAGGAATACCGGTGGTAGGCCATCTCGGACTTACTCCTCAATCAGTACATCAATTAGGAGGATATAAAGTCCAAGGCAAAGAAAAAGAAAAAGCCAAAAAAATTTTTAACGATGCAAAAGTATTAGAACAAGCCGGCATATGTGCTCTGGTGCTTGAGAGCATCCCAATGGAGCTTGCAAAAGACATTGCAGAAAATATTTCAGTTCCAACTATTGGAATAGGAGCAGGTCCTTACTGCGATGGCCAAATCCTCGTCACCCATGATATGTTAGGTATAACACAAGGTCATAGGCCTAAATTTGTAAAACAATACGCAGATATTGAAAAAATAATGATAGAGGGCATAAATACCTACATTAAAGAAGTACAACAAGGTTTATTCCCAGATGAAGAACATTCTTTTACTTTAGAAAAGAGGGAGAATAAATGA
- a CDS encoding Rossmann-like and DUF2520 domain-containing protein, translating to MKIGFVGAGIVGTSLAFLLSQNGINISGFLSRSLESAKKSAEFTQSSVFSSYEEVITNSDVIIISTNDNSIPEVVNNLSQYKEMLKEKTFAHLSGALNLEVLNPLKYENNFIMVLHPIQTCPSVSSALELLPKSYFTLEGDEKAVEIGKEIVNKISGKYIVLNNIVRPLYHAACVVASNYLVALSKFSLILLKKSGFPFENYPDALIPLMEGTLKNIKEKGTTDALTGPIARGDVNTVKLHLENIKDPSLEELYKSLGKLTLGIAYEKGSFNNEKYFELEGILNGGKSNNFHPKEI from the coding sequence TTGAAAATTGGATTTGTCGGGGCTGGCATTGTAGGAACAAGCCTCGCTTTTTTGTTATCACAAAATGGTATTAATATTTCAGGTTTTTTAAGCAGGAGTTTAGAATCAGCCAAAAAATCAGCTGAATTTACACAATCCAGCGTCTTTTCTTCTTATGAAGAGGTCATCACAAATTCTGATGTAATTATAATAAGCACAAATGACAACAGCATACCAGAAGTAGTAAATAATTTAAGTCAGTACAAGGAAATGCTTAAAGAAAAAACTTTTGCTCATTTAAGTGGAGCTTTAAATTTAGAAGTTTTAAACCCTCTTAAATATGAAAATAATTTTATCATGGTATTACATCCTATACAAACGTGCCCCTCTGTATCATCAGCTTTAGAACTTCTTCCAAAATCCTATTTCACTTTAGAAGGGGATGAAAAAGCAGTTGAAATTGGAAAAGAAATTGTAAATAAAATATCAGGTAAATACATAGTTTTAAACAATATAGTAAGACCCCTTTATCATGCCGCTTGTGTTGTAGCCTCAAATTACCTTGTAGCTCTTTCAAAATTTAGTTTGATTCTTCTAAAAAAATCAGGTTTTCCTTTTGAAAATTATCCTGATGCCTTAATCCCTTTAATGGAGGGAACTTTAAAAAATATAAAAGAAAAAGGCACAACTGATGCTTTGACAGGTCCTATAGCAAGAGGGGATGTAAATACTGTAAAACTTCATCTTGAAAATATAAAAGATCCAAGTCTTGAAGAGCTTTATAAAAGTTTGGGTAAATTAACTCTTGGAATTGCTTATGAAAAAGGAAGTTTTAACAATGAAAAATATTTTGAATTGGAGGGTATATTGAATGGAGGAAAAAGTAACAACTTTCACCCTAAGGAAATTTAA
- a CDS encoding tRNA (adenine-N1)-methyltransferase, with protein MESRITTKRVIIGPDNFKKVIDLSSPSKIGLPKGQIDTDFLSQIKPGNSFEVQGIKYHVLNCDTFDYIMHSLKRQTQIVYPKEGAYIAMRLDIFPGKRVGEAGTGSGAFTVYLSRAVGPYGRVYTYEQREEFYKLAQKNLSEFLEFDNVIIYNKSINDGIKERDLDAFFLDVRKPWEVLEEVRKALKPAGHLGILVPTINQVSESLTALEKNGFYISEVSEIMLRKYKLIPQRLRPEDLMVGHTGYLIFARKLE; from the coding sequence GTGGAATCGCGAATAACTACAAAACGCGTAATAATAGGGCCAGATAATTTTAAAAAAGTAATCGATCTATCCTCTCCCTCTAAAATAGGACTACCAAAAGGTCAAATTGATACAGATTTTTTGTCCCAAATAAAACCCGGCAATAGCTTTGAAGTACAAGGGATAAAATATCACGTACTTAACTGCGATACTTTTGACTACATAATGCACTCCTTAAAGCGCCAAACACAAATTGTCTATCCAAAAGAGGGAGCTTACATAGCAATGCGCCTTGACATTTTTCCAGGCAAAAGAGTAGGTGAAGCAGGAACAGGTTCTGGAGCTTTCACTGTATACCTCTCTCGCGCCGTGGGACCGTATGGAAGAGTATATACATATGAACAAAGGGAAGAATTTTATAAGCTTGCACAAAAAAATCTCAGCGAATTTTTAGAATTTGACAATGTCATTATATACAATAAATCTATAAATGATGGAATCAAAGAAAGAGATTTGGACGCATTTTTCTTAGATGTTAGAAAACCATGGGAAGTTTTAGAAGAAGTAAGAAAAGCCCTAAAACCTGCAGGACACTTAGGAATATTAGTTCCCACTATAAATCAAGTATCTGAAAGTTTGACTGCACTTGAAAAAAATGGGTTTTACATTTCAGAAGTCAGTGAAATTATGCTTAGGAAATATAAATTAATCCCTCAGCGGTTAAGGCCAGAAGACCTGATGGTAGGTCACACAGGTTATCTCATTTTTGCAAGGAAGCTAGAATAG
- a CDS encoding DUF4363 family protein, with the protein MRYVVPLMISIVIFVLFLDIISFKYLDKTSENLNKMLTAVQQNIEKEHWEEAKKNIEKAEKEWKKIDKKWAIIIEHREIDEIEINMEKLKSYVETKNKDLSMAQLKAIKMLIRHIPQNEKPILENIL; encoded by the coding sequence GTGCGATATGTAGTTCCTTTGATGATATCTATTGTTATTTTCGTCCTATTTTTAGATATTATATCTTTTAAATACCTTGATAAAACCTCTGAAAATTTAAATAAAATGCTGACAGCAGTACAGCAAAACATAGAAAAAGAACATTGGGAAGAAGCAAAAAAAAACATTGAAAAGGCAGAAAAAGAATGGAAAAAGATAGATAAAAAATGGGCAATTATAATAGAACATAGAGAGATTGATGAGATAGAAATAAACATGGAAAAGTTAAAAAGTTATGTAGAGACGAAAAACAAAGATTTAAGCATGGCACAGCTTAAAGCTATTAAAATGTTGATAAGGCATATACCTCAAAATGAAAAACCGATTCTTGAAAATATCCTTTAA
- a CDS encoding YetF domain-containing protein — protein sequence MLILFFRTLILYVLVVIFMRISGKQQIGQLQPYELVVAIMIADLVAIPMQNKGIPLLSGIIPVLTLLVSQLFLSYLSMKSLRARAIICGTPTILIEKGKILTSELQKERYNINDLLEELRVKGYPNIADVEYAILETNGNLSVIPKSDKKPVTPQDLNLTPQYEGLPLPIIIDGRIMHQNMQKASIDMEWLNEQLKMWKIQNVKEVLFASLDANKVLTVYRKEG from the coding sequence ATGTTAATACTGTTTTTCCGTACCTTAATTTTATACGTTCTGGTAGTAATATTTATGAGAATTTCAGGGAAACAGCAAATAGGACAGCTTCAACCCTACGAGTTAGTTGTAGCAATCATGATAGCAGACTTAGTAGCCATCCCTATGCAAAATAAAGGGATTCCTCTTTTATCAGGCATTATACCTGTCTTAACACTTCTAGTTTCACAACTTTTTTTATCTTACTTATCAATGAAGAGTTTAAGGGCAAGAGCTATAATTTGTGGCACACCTACTATTTTAATTGAAAAAGGAAAAATTCTAACATCAGAGCTCCAAAAAGAACGCTACAATATAAATGACCTTTTGGAAGAATTGAGAGTAAAAGGTTACCCTAATATAGCCGATGTGGAATATGCAATACTTGAAACAAATGGTAATTTAAGTGTGATACCAAAAAGTGACAAGAAACCTGTTACTCCTCAAGACTTAAATTTAACTCCTCAATATGAGGGATTGCCACTTCCTATAATAATAGACGGAAGAATTATGCATCAAAATATGCAGAAAGCAAGTATTGACATGGAATGGTTAAATGAACAGCTCAAAATGTGGAAAATACAAAATGTCAAAGAAGTACTTTTTGCCTCTTTAGATGCCAACAAAGTTTTGACTGTTTACAGAAAGGAAGGTTAA
- a CDS encoding Cof-type HAD-IIB family hydrolase, with the protein MYKLFVTDADGSLLNSNSEISDKNKEAIKEVISRGVIFTIATGRMFSSILPYAHELNINAPVISYNGALIKDIYTKKVYYYSPIQTEDAIFAIRLLKESGYHINLYIDDELYVEEITDRVEWYLSFNNVTVNAVGNLEEFLKKTGSVTAKIYALNDIKNPISIDAEIYDEISKRLTISSSGGGHLEINAKGVSKGNALKTLANMYSIKREQVVAIGDNLNDLSMIEYAGLGIAMGNAPDIVKIKADYTTLSNDEDGVAHVIDKFFLNKKTVAV; encoded by the coding sequence ATGTATAAACTTTTTGTCACAGATGCTGATGGGAGCTTGTTAAATAGCAATTCTGAAATCTCTGATAAAAATAAAGAAGCAATAAAAGAGGTGATTTCAAGGGGAGTCATTTTTACTATTGCTACTGGACGTATGTTTTCTTCTATCCTACCTTATGCTCATGAGCTTAATATTAATGCTCCAGTGATTTCTTATAATGGTGCTTTAATAAAAGATATTTATACTAAAAAGGTGTACTATTACAGCCCTATACAGACAGAAGATGCAATATTTGCAATAAGATTGTTAAAAGAAAGTGGATACCATATTAACCTCTATATTGATGATGAGTTATACGTGGAAGAAATAACTGATAGAGTAGAGTGGTATCTTTCTTTTAACAATGTTACTGTAAATGCGGTGGGGAATCTGGAGGAATTTCTTAAAAAGACTGGCAGTGTAACGGCTAAGATCTATGCGTTAAATGATATTAAAAATCCTATTTCTATTGATGCAGAAATTTACGACGAAATTTCAAAAAGATTGACCATTTCTAGTTCTGGAGGAGGGCATTTAGAGATTAATGCAAAAGGAGTAAGCAAGGGAAATGCTTTAAAAACTCTTGCCAATATGTACAGTATAAAAAGAGAGCAGGTAGTGGCAATTGGGGATAATCTAAATGACCTGTCAATGATAGAATATGCAGGATTGGGAATAGCTATGGGTAACGCTCCTGACATTGTAAAGATAAAAGCGGATTATACAACTTTATCAAATGATGAAGATGGAGTTGCTCATGTAATAGATAAATTTTTCTTAAATAAAAAGACAGTAGCTGTATAG
- a CDS encoding LacI family DNA-binding transcriptional regulator, with protein MSATIKDVAREAKVSIATVSRVLNNSAVVTDETRQRVLEAIKKTGYKPNALARSLKIQKTHTIGLIVPDISSAFYPEVVRGIEDIAAMYNYNIFLCNTDQKEEKEVKYIEILGEKQVDGIIFMGDIVRDSVIQTFNEFGVPVVMAGTQDKDKRFPSVMIDNEKAAYDAVKYLISLGHKKIGLISGPMHDPIGGLQRIEGYKKALEEHGIKYDPELVVEGEFKTRKAYLAMLKLLEYNVDAVFAASDDMAAAAINAIFDSNLKVPEDIHVVGFDNTYISTIFRPTITTIQQPAYDIGAVSMRLLTKLLAKEPIEEMHVILPHQLIVRESTGFGEEKNSR; from the coding sequence ATGAGTGCAACGATAAAAGATGTGGCGAGGGAAGCAAAGGTTTCGATTGCTACGGTTTCTAGGGTTTTAAATAACAGTGCTGTTGTTACAGACGAGACGAGGCAGAGAGTATTAGAGGCTATAAAAAAGACGGGATATAAGCCTAATGCGTTAGCTCGCAGTTTAAAGATCCAAAAGACTCATACTATAGGTCTTATAGTTCCGGATATTTCTAGTGCTTTCTATCCTGAGGTAGTTAGAGGGATAGAGGATATTGCGGCGATGTATAATTATAACATATTTTTGTGTAACACTGACCAAAAAGAGGAAAAAGAAGTCAAATATATAGAAATATTAGGAGAAAAGCAAGTAGACGGGATTATCTTTATGGGGGATATTGTAAGGGATAGTGTTATACAAACATTTAACGAGTTTGGTGTACCAGTGGTGATGGCAGGTACTCAGGACAAAGATAAGAGATTTCCTAGTGTTATGATTGACAATGAAAAAGCCGCATACGACGCCGTAAAATATTTGATTTCTTTAGGGCATAAGAAAATAGGTTTAATTTCAGGCCCTATGCATGACCCTATAGGAGGGCTTCAAAGAATTGAAGGTTACAAAAAAGCTTTAGAAGAACACGGCATAAAATATGACCCTGAATTAGTAGTGGAAGGAGAGTTTAAAACTCGCAAAGCGTATTTAGCTATGCTAAAGCTTTTGGAATACAATGTAGATGCAGTGTTTGCAGCATCAGATGATATGGCTGCTGCTGCCATAAACGCCATATTTGACTCAAATCTCAAAGTACCAGAAGACATTCATGTAGTAGGTTTTGACAATACTTATATTTCTACTATATTTAGACCTACCATTACTACAATCCAACAGCCTGCATATGACATAGGGGCTGTGAGCATGAGGCTTTTAACTAAGCTTTTGGCAAAAGAACCTATTGAAGAAATGCATGTTATTTTGCCTCATCAGTTGATTGTAAGAGAATCTACTGGCTTTGGAGAAGAAAAAAATAGCCGTTAA
- a CDS encoding response regulator transcription factor yields the protein MEKLLIIDDEEMFVKGLKLSLEEEGFEVDTAYDGEEGLDKVRLGNYDLVILDIMLPKLDGFSVCREIRSFSNIPIIMLTARGDDIDKIVGIEIGADDYLAKPFNTRELIARIRALLRRATNPYTKRKDEIRRGELYINITERAAYKRGKRIELTNKEFEILVLLASNPGKVYTKDKLLDLIWGFDFYGDTNTVTVHVRKLREKIEDDPANPQYIFTKWGAGYYMK from the coding sequence ATGGAAAAATTGTTGATTATAGACGATGAAGAAATGTTTGTAAAAGGTTTAAAACTTTCTTTAGAAGAAGAAGGGTTTGAAGTTGATACTGCCTACGATGGAGAGGAGGGGCTTGATAAGGTCCGTTTGGGAAATTATGACCTTGTAATTTTAGATATTATGCTTCCTAAATTAGACGGTTTTTCAGTATGTAGAGAGATAAGGAGTTTTTCAAATATTCCCATAATTATGCTTACTGCAAGAGGAGATGATATTGACAAGATTGTAGGGATAGAAATAGGAGCTGATGATTATTTAGCGAAACCTTTTAATACTAGAGAGCTTATTGCGCGAATAAGAGCACTTTTAAGAAGAGCTACAAATCCTTATACTAAAAGGAAAGACGAAATAAGAAGAGGAGAACTTTATATAAATATTACAGAAAGAGCGGCTTACAAGAGAGGCAAGAGAATTGAGCTTACAAATAAAGAATTTGAAATTTTAGTGTTGCTAGCTTCTAATCCAGGGAAAGTCTATACAAAAGATAAATTGTTAGACTTGATATGGGGATTTGATTTTTACGGTGATACTAATACTGTTACAGTGCATGTGAGAAAACTTAGAGAGAAAATTGAAGATGACCCTGCAAATCCTCAATATATTTTCACCAAATGGGGTGCAGGATACTATATGAAGTAA
- a CDS encoding HAMP domain-containing sensor histidine kinase, which produces MSLRWKIFSLYLIILIISLALTGFYLYRYIEKSYLDNVRVNNLMQANMVSNFVSRFVGTSSSYLIEPTIMEYAKQISSRILFTNINGKVLVDSASSKEFEGKVIKDYSDIKEALNGKGSTSIHDINGVGWAMYTAVPVIAKNNVVGAILISSSIDDIINLLNSIKYRMIYTFTGIGFLVSLLSLLVASYITNPLKRLTEAANILSQGKLDYKVEAKSNDEIGKLANAFNKMSFNLMKIDEERKRFVSDASHELKTPLASVKVLIESLINSKNQDIKFYKEILRDVDGELDRMTRLVNDLLELARMDRIKTVKVRKSEISEIILDVIESLLPLAKAKEINLEFKGKNNVFAEVDPDRFYRMVYNIVENGIKYTHHGGNVIVGLEEDENNIYLTIKDNGIGISEETLPKIFDRFTRGDTARSKKSGGFGLGLAIAKEIIDIHEGKVTVESKVGEGTVFKISLPKKKTN; this is translated from the coding sequence ATGAGTTTAAGGTGGAAAATCTTTTCTTTATATTTGATAATTTTAATAATTTCATTGGCATTAACTGGGTTTTATCTTTACCGTTATATTGAAAAAAGCTATTTAGACAATGTCAGAGTCAATAATTTAATGCAAGCCAATATGGTATCTAATTTTGTATCAAGATTTGTAGGTACCTCTTCTTCTTATTTGATTGAGCCCACTATAATGGAGTATGCAAAACAAATAAGTTCAAGAATACTTTTTACTAATATAAATGGAAAAGTATTGGTGGATTCTGCTTCTTCAAAAGAATTTGAAGGAAAAGTAATAAAGGATTACAGCGATATAAAAGAGGCTTTAAATGGTAAGGGTTCTACAAGTATTCATGACATAAATGGGGTAGGTTGGGCAATGTATACTGCAGTCCCCGTTATAGCAAAAAACAATGTAGTAGGGGCAATACTTATATCTTCTTCTATAGATGACATAATTAACCTGTTAAACTCTATAAAATATCGCATGATATATACTTTTACAGGTATTGGATTTTTGGTAAGCCTTTTAAGCCTTTTAGTGGCTTCTTACATTACTAATCCTTTAAAACGATTAACAGAAGCAGCAAATATTTTATCTCAAGGGAAATTAGACTATAAAGTTGAGGCAAAAAGCAATGATGAAATTGGGAAATTGGCTAATGCTTTTAATAAGATGAGTTTCAATTTAATGAAAATAGATGAAGAGCGGAAAAGATTTGTTTCAGATGCTTCTCATGAACTAAAAACTCCTCTGGCATCTGTAAAAGTTTTGATAGAATCTCTCATAAATAGTAAAAATCAGGATATAAAATTTTATAAAGAAATATTGAGGGATGTGGATGGAGAACTGGATAGGATGACAAGATTGGTAAATGACCTGTTAGAATTAGCACGAATGGATAGGATTAAAACGGTAAAAGTTAGAAAAAGTGAGATTAGTGAAATTATATTAGATGTAATAGAAAGTCTTCTTCCTCTTGCAAAAGCGAAAGAAATAAACCTTGAATTTAAAGGAAAGAATAATGTTTTTGCAGAAGTTGATCCCGACAGGTTTTATAGGATGGTTTATAACATTGTAGAAAATGGGATAAAATATACTCATCATGGAGGAAATGTGATAGTAGGTTTAGAAGAAGATGAAAACAATATTTACCTTACGATAAAGGATAATGGGATTGGTATAAGTGAAGAAACGCTTCCCAAAATATTTGACAGGTTTACAAGGGGAGATACTGCAAGGTCTAAAAAAAGTGGTGGTTTTGGCTTAGGGCTTGCTATTGCTAAAGAGATAATAGATATCCATGAAGGCAAAGTCACAGTGGAAAGTAAAGTAGGAGAAGGAACAGTATTTAAAATTTCCCTGCCCAAAAAGAAAACTAATTAA
- a CDS encoding Gmad2 immunoglobulin-like domain-containing protein produces the protein MKKIALVLIGLFILTLSGCFARVNSNNENAPINPKPTVQDVSREISLYFLNDKMNGLILEKRLIAKDSDVLKQVVTEMIKGPTDEYAKPVFPSGTKLISIELQDGTAFVNLSKEFLQDSEDEEIDKLRVAALINSLTDIPGVDSVQILVEGNKVDAVGKYKIGLEPLKRIVLIGEVYNNPDRIKKLQERADLGKETWRFDPIQLLRKEGGIIGIGSEDDLTLKDENNGVAYVEAIHDNKMYNITLVQPLGKGSNYIWVIDNVKAKFTQIPEANPLKGESFIYGIVKAIDYENRIITIEREYQDSQDVRNQVGPDIKVLPDAIIHFQAKVGYDSQGGFKYAERDMNFAEIKIGDELGIILNKDKEARAIIVSDRSNISYEPNIKVVSPVRNNVVTSPFKVIGKARVFEGNVNIRLVGSGGNVISETFVQATAAAPSWGDFEAIISYKPLKEPQNGILQVFSLSPKDGSVQNLVSIPLKLK, from the coding sequence GTGAAAAAAATTGCCCTAGTATTGATAGGCTTATTTATTTTGACGTTGTCGGGGTGCTTTGCGAGAGTTAATAGCAATAATGAAAATGCCCCTATAAATCCAAAGCCTACGGTACAAGACGTGTCCAGAGAGATTTCTCTTTATTTTTTAAATGATAAGATGAATGGACTTATTTTAGAAAAAAGACTTATTGCTAAGGATTCTGATGTTTTAAAGCAAGTTGTAACTGAAATGATTAAAGGGCCGACAGATGAATATGCAAAACCGGTATTTCCCAGTGGGACAAAGCTAATCTCTATAGAATTACAGGACGGAACTGCTTTTGTAAATTTATCCAAAGAATTTTTACAAGATAGTGAAGATGAAGAAATAGACAAATTAAGAGTTGCTGCACTCATAAATTCTTTGACCGATATACCCGGAGTTGACAGTGTTCAAATACTAGTTGAAGGAAATAAAGTTGACGCGGTAGGAAAATACAAAATAGGTTTAGAACCTTTAAAAAGAATAGTCTTAATAGGAGAGGTATATAATAACCCAGATAGGATAAAGAAATTACAGGAAAGAGCAGATTTAGGAAAAGAAACATGGCGTTTTGACCCTATTCAACTCCTTAGAAAAGAAGGCGGGATAATAGGGATTGGAAGTGAAGATGATTTGACTTTAAAAGATGAAAACAATGGTGTAGCTTATGTAGAGGCGATACACGATAATAAAATGTATAACATAACATTGGTTCAGCCCCTTGGTAAAGGAAGTAACTATATTTGGGTTATAGACAATGTTAAAGCCAAGTTTACTCAAATACCTGAAGCAAACCCTCTTAAAGGAGAATCTTTTATATACGGTATAGTGAAGGCTATCGATTATGAAAACAGGATTATAACAATTGAAAGAGAATACCAGGACTCTCAGGATGTAAGAAATCAAGTAGGGCCGGATATAAAGGTATTGCCTGATGCTATTATACATTTTCAAGCGAAAGTGGGCTATGACAGCCAAGGAGGATTTAAGTATGCAGAAAGGGACATGAACTTTGCGGAAATAAAAATAGGAGATGAGTTGGGTATAATATTGAATAAAGATAAAGAAGCAAGGGCTATAATAGTTTCTGATAGAAGTAACATATCTTATGAACCAAATATAAAAGTAGTGTCCCCAGTCAGAAACAATGTGGTGACAAGTCCTTTTAAAGTAATAGGCAAAGCGAGAGTATTTGAGGGAAATGTAAATATAAGGCTTGTTGGCAGCGGTGGGAATGTCATAAGTGAGACTTTTGTACAAGCTACTGCTGCTGCTCCTTCTTGGGGAGATTTTGAAGCTATAATCTCTTATAAACCTTTAAAAGAGCCTCAAAACGGTATTCTTCAGGTCTTCTCTTTAAGCCCTAAAGATGGTTCTGTACAAAACCTCGTTTCTATTCCATTAAAACTTAAGTGA